AAATATAATAATAGAGGGAGCATGCTTTGATACTGTCCTTTCAAGGTCAAACACTGTTTTGATAAGCTTAGCCTTAAGAGCACCGCTTTCAAGTATTTTAAGGAGCAGGTTGCCCCTTGTTTTATCTATGGAAAAGACAACAACAGCAACAGCCATTAAATATCAGGATTCCTCTGAAAGGGCCATGTACAGCGCGCCCTTGGCAGTGGAATTAAGAGGGTCCTCGGCAATTCTTACTGATGATATCTGAACAGGCAGACTGACGTTCTTAAGCGCTCTTTCAAACCGTTCCTTTAAGCCATTAGCCAAAGCGCCGCCTCCACTTATGACAAGAGGCACGGGTTTTGCAAATCTCGGCACTTTATCCGAGGAGGCTAACACCTGCTCCAGACTCTGTGTAAGATGTAATAAGAGATCGTCATAGAATATTTGAAGGGCTGTTTCCACCCTGTTTCTGGGTTCACGCGTAAGACTCAGTTCTTTTTCCTTTATCAATTTTATTTTTGTCTGGGACTCTCCCAACGTTCTGCCAACCATCGAGTCAATGTAATCCCCGCCCTTTTGAATGCTGTAGGAAAGAATCGGCACAGCCATATAAGCAAGACAGACGTTACACATGCCGCCCCCCATGCTGATTCCAATACCGGTGTAGTTGTCGTTTGACAATTCAGCAGTTATGACGGCTAAACCCTCGTTTACAGAAATAGGTAAATATCCCATACCTTCAAGGGTGCGCTTCATGACGGTTTCATGATAGAGCACCGATATTCGTGTATCAACCGGTTCACCGGGCACACTGAACGCTATGACCTCACCGGGTTTTTTAGGCGGCGGGAGCATAGTTTTCATAATAGCTGCTATAACATTTATTCCCTCATCTTCTTTAGGGCTTAAAAGTCCTCCCTCAATGGGACGGCGCGTGCTTGAGTTAAAAGTTGCGGCAAACATATCGGAGGAATTCCCGATTATATAAAACTGTCCGTTCCTTGCAAAATACATGATTTCATTTTTTGCAAACACCTTACCGGTAAACTTAGATCTCGGCACTGCAAAGAAGGCATTAAGTTGTTTAACTGTTTGAACAGCGCCGCTTCTCATCTTTGCAAGCACTATGTTGGATGTTCCTATGTCTAACCCTGCAGGTCCCACCAACTGAGAGTTTTCCGTTTGCCGATCCCGTTCTGAGGCATTCCTTTTACCCGTATCCATTAACTTAACGCTATCGCTTATTTCAGCCATCTCTTATATCCTCTTTATTTTTAAAGTGAGTGGTATAACTCTTGAATTAAAACGCCTCTCTGACACTGTTTCTGTCATAGTCACGGCAGTATTATACCAAAACACAAGAAATGAATTCTATATGGCAAAAAAAAAAATGATGTCATGGGAAAGGGATGAGACACCCCCTCTTGTAAAACATCCTTTCCCTTACTTTACTTTTCCACAACTTTCTCCGGTATGTTGACCTTTATATAGAGATCACGTAGCTGCTTTTTATCAACCTCGGATGGAGCGCCGCTTAGCGGGCAGACTGCTTTTTGAGTCTTTGGGAATGCTATCACGTCTCTGATAGACGTTGCTCCGACCATTATCATTATCAGCCTGTCAAGGCCAAGGGCAAGGCCGCCATGCGGCGGTGCTCCGTGCTTTAGAGCGTCAAGAAGAAATCCAAATCTCTCTGTGGCCTCCTCAGAGCCGATTCCTATCATTTCAAATATCTTTTTCTGAAGCTCCGGACTATGAATACGAATGCTGCCGCCTCCAATTTCCGAACCATTTAACACTATATCGTATGCCTTTGATTTAATGCCTGATAAATCAGTGGCTCCGGTTGTCATTATTGCCTCAATATCGGCATCAGAGGGTGATGTAAACGGATGATGGATTGCTACAAAACGGTTTTCGTCCGTGTTGTATTCAAAAAGCGGAAAGTCCGTTACCCATACAAAGCGATTCTTATTTTCTATTATGTTGGCGCGCTTTGCTGTTTCAAGCCGCAGCCGGCCTAAAACTTCATTTACCGTTTTTCCATTATCTGCCACAAAGAGCATCATATCCCCTGGGGCGGCCTGAAGTTTGTCAGCCATAGCGCGCATGGTGTCCTCTTTAAAAAACTTGGCTATCGGGGACTCAAACCCGTCCTTAACTTTTATCCATGCCAGTCCCTTAGCTCCATAGGACTGCACCTCAGAGGTCAACACATCCACCTCTTTGCGGGAAAGCCCGGCCATTCCTTTTCCCAGTATTGCTTTTACCCTGCCACCTGAGTTTAATACATCAAGAAAGACCTTAAAGTCGCTCTGTAACGCCTCATTAGCCATATCCACAAGCGGCAGCCCAAATCTCAAATCAGGCTTATCACTGCCATATGTTTCCATTGCATAGCCGTAAGTCATACGCACAATTGGCGTTACTATATCCTCGCCGTTTATTTCCTTAAATAACCTCTTTAGCAGGCCCTCAACAAGCCCCATCACGTCATCCGCCTCAACAAATGACATCTCAAGGTCAACCTGTGTGAATTCAGGCTGACGGTCGGCTCTTAAGTCCTCATCCCTGAAACACCTGACAATCTGAAAATACCTGTCTGCTCCAGCTATCATAAGTATCTGTTTAAACAACTGAGGGGACTGAGGGAGAGCAAAAAACGCTCCGGGATTAGTCCTACTTGGCACAAGGTAATCTCGTGCGCCCTCAGGCGTGGATTTTGTTAACACCGGAGTTTCTATCTCAAGAAATCCCTCACCGTCCAGATAATCACGGATTAGTTTACAGGCCTTGTGGCGCGTTATCAGATTTTGCATCATCTCCGGCCTTCTCAGGTCAAGGTATCTGTACCGAAGCCGTAGCGACTCCGAGGCATCTTTGGCCTCCTCAATGGTAAAGGGAAGCGGTTCACACCTGTTTAGGATGGTAAGTGTCTTTACGTAAATTTCCACCATTCCGGTTGGAATGTCAGGATTTTCCGTACCCTCAGGTCTTTTTCTAACCTCGCCGGTTACTGAAATCACATATTCGCCTCTAAGCTGATGCGCCGACTCATGCGTTTCCGCACTTACGTCAGGGCTAAAGACCAACTGCACTATGCCGCTTCTGTCCCGTAAATCAGCAAATATAAGACCTCCGTGGTCACGGCTCCTAAACACCCATCCGCTTAGGTTTACCTCTGTCCCAATGTCCTCCGATGTCAGCCTCCCGCATCCCTTAGTCCTAAACATCTCTGGTTTTCCTCCTAACTCGTCTCTTTCCGGTATCTATGGTGTCTATTTTTACAAAAGTCATTTTTGGTTTTTTAGGTTTTCTTTCTGTATCCGTCCTATGTTTGGTCTCAGATGGTTTAGCAGTACCTGTTTTGTCAAAAGAGAAAGGTCTGTCCTTAGAAAATGGTCTCTCTTTAGATTTACCGGTTTTATCAAAAGAAAATGGTTTTTTCTCAGCCGGTTTCTCTGCTTTCTCAAAATGAGATGCTCTCCTGTCAGTCGGTCTCCATGGCCTTTCAAAGGAAGATGTTTTCTTTTCAGATGGCTTATCTGCTTTCTCAGAAGGCGGCGGCTGTTGTGCTTGTTTGTCGGGATTTCCGGTTTCATCAAACAGTGATTTTAACTCTTTTGGCGTAAGAAGTGACCATTGACCGGGCTTCAGAGAGCCAAGTTTAATGCCGTTTATAGCGACACGTTTTAGTTTTGCCACGGGGTGTTTGAGCTGCTGGAGCATTCTCCTTATCTGCCGCTTTCTGCCCTCAAACAGGGTTATCTCTATCCACGTGTTAGACTCCGTGTCGGTGTCCTTGAGCCTTCTTACCTCAGACGGTGCTGTCATTCCGTCTTCAAGCATAACGCCTTTTCGGAGCTTTTCCATTACAGCATCAGAAAACTCCCCTTTTACTTTAACATGATATCGTTTAGGGATTTTTTTAGACGGGTGAAGCACCCTGTGCGTAAGCTCTCCGTCATTGGTCAGAAGCAATAACCCCTCAGAGTCATAATCAAGCCGCCCTACAGGATACACTCTTGCGCCGATGCCCTCAATAAATTTAAGAATCGTGCGACGGCCTTCAGGGTCCTCAAGAGTTGTCATCACCTGCCGGGGTTTATAAAATTTAGCGTAAACCTTCTCTGCTGCATTGCCAGCGTGTAAGAGTTTGCCGTCAAGTTTTATGTGGTCAGAAGATAAGTCCGCCTTATCTCCCAATTTTACAACCTTGCCGTTTAACGTTACACGGCCCTCTTCAATCATTTCCTCCGCTTTTCTCCGTGAGGTTATGCCAAGCGAGGATATTATTTTTTGAATTCGTTCTTCCATGCTATAATTTTAACATAAAAACGTTTGTTTTTAATGATTTTTTTTAATTTAGAGGGTTTCTTTATTTTCATGGT
The genomic region above belongs to Nitrospirota bacterium and contains:
- the aspS gene encoding aspartate--tRNA ligase, encoding MFRTKGCGRLTSEDIGTEVNLSGWVFRSRDHGGLIFADLRDRSGIVQLVFSPDVSAETHESAHQLRGEYVISVTGEVRKRPEGTENPDIPTGMVEIYVKTLTILNRCEPLPFTIEEAKDASESLRLRYRYLDLRRPEMMQNLITRHKACKLIRDYLDGEGFLEIETPVLTKSTPEGARDYLVPSRTNPGAFFALPQSPQLFKQILMIAGADRYFQIVRCFRDEDLRADRQPEFTQVDLEMSFVEADDVMGLVEGLLKRLFKEINGEDIVTPIVRMTYGYAMETYGSDKPDLRFGLPLVDMANEALQSDFKVFLDVLNSGGRVKAILGKGMAGLSRKEVDVLTSEVQSYGAKGLAWIKVKDGFESPIAKFFKEDTMRAMADKLQAAPGDMMLFVADNGKTVNEVLGRLRLETAKRANIIENKNRFVWVTDFPLFEYNTDENRFVAIHHPFTSPSDADIEAIMTTGATDLSGIKSKAYDIVLNGSEIGGGSIRIHSPELQKKIFEMIGIGSEEATERFGFLLDALKHGAPPHGGLALGLDRLIMIMVGATSIRDVIAFPKTQKAVCPLSGAPSEVDKKQLRDLYIKVNIPEKVVEK
- a CDS encoding pseudouridine synthase → MEERIQKIISSLGITSRRKAEEMIEEGRVTLNGKVVKLGDKADLSSDHIKLDGKLLHAGNAAEKVYAKFYKPRQVMTTLEDPEGRRTILKFIEGIGARVYPVGRLDYDSEGLLLLTNDGELTHRVLHPSKKIPKRYHVKVKGEFSDAVMEKLRKGVMLEDGMTAPSEVRRLKDTDTESNTWIEITLFEGRKRQIRRMLQQLKHPVAKLKRVAINGIKLGSLKPGQWSLLTPKELKSLFDETGNPDKQAQQPPPSEKADKPSEKKTSSFERPWRPTDRRASHFEKAEKPAEKKPFSFDKTGKSKERPFSKDRPFSFDKTGTAKPSETKHRTDTERKPKKPKMTFVKIDTIDTGKRRVRRKTRDV